Within Brachyhypopomus gauderio isolate BG-103 chromosome 4, BGAUD_0.2, whole genome shotgun sequence, the genomic segment tgctgatctacttggattttcacgcacaaccatctctagggtttacagagaatggcccaaaaaagagaaaatatccagtgagtggcagttctgtgggcgcaaatgccttgttgatgccagaggtcagaggagaatggccagattgATTAAATCTGAAataacagcaacagtaactcaaataaccagtcgttacaaccaaggcatgcaaaagagcatctctgaacacacaacacgtcgaaccttgaggcggatgggctacagcagcacccagaagaccacactgggtgccactcctgtcagctaagaacaggtgTAGGAGCCGTGTCATATTTGCAGCTTTAATTGCAGctttaaacaactgttttaccATTacaacaggaaactgaggctacaattcgcacaggctcaccaaaattggagaAAAActttgcctggtctgatgagtctcgatttttgctgtaacatttggatggtagggtgagaatttggcgtcaacataaaagcatggatccatcctgccttgtatcaacggttcaggctggtggtggtggtgcaatagtgtgggggatattttcttgGCACATTTGggtccattagtaccaattgagcatcgtgtcaacaccacagccaacctgagtattgttgctgaccatgtccatccctttatgaccacactGTACCCAACTTCTGATGGCTggcaggataacgcgccatgtcataaagtgtgaatcatctcacactggtttcttgaacacaacaatgaattcactgtactcgaatggcctccgcaatcaccagatctcaatccaatagagcacctttgggatgtggtggaacgggagattcacatcatggatgtgcagctgacaaatctgcagcaactgcgtgatgctatcatatcaatatggaccagactctctgaggaatgtttccagtaccttgttgaatctgccacgatggtttaaggcagttctgaaggcaaaaggagtctaataaagtggccggtgagtgtgtgtgtgtgtatatatatatatatatatatatatatatatatatatatacacacatatacagagtgtgtgtgaaggtgtgtgaaaCCTTTTCCAGTGTTAGTAATTTCAAAACTATACTGTGATCTGTCCACAGGTCTGTtccagacgcacacacactagcagTAGATGTTTTGGTTTTGCTGCTGTTAGATAGTTTTCTACCtcttgatatatttttttcattgactgCCAAATAGATAAATGAATATGGATGTTGTAACTAAAGAAAATACTAGATATGATGTAGAGTTTATATGATTTATTCATTTAtgaaaaacaattaaaatgaatGCCAGTTATTTATATTTGAAACATTAAGGAAGCGTGTCATCCTTTATTTAATCACaataaagcatcaaaaatatttgGATCTAGGTTTGTACTGTGTATCTTACTGACCTCTGTGCTATTTAAGGGGCTTCTCAAACAGCTTTATTTAGCCAGTGCAATTCAGTTAACCAGCTGATTTAAATATTTAAGGTGGACCACACAAatgagatgagtgtgtgagagatgacGGAGCCTGGCTGAGTGCTCTGGGCAGGCCGGAGTTCACACACAGCACTCTTTAGGAGCTTTAGGACCTAGGAGTGCTGGATCAGGGAGCAGCAAACTGTGTGTAGCTAGATGAGACACCACAGACGCTGTCCCGGGATGCTTTATCCTACAGGATAAAAAACAAATATAGTAACAGCTATTACATTGATAACAGTAATAATGGGAGGAGGTGGGTATGGTGCCGTAGCTGTTGTccaggtggtggtgatgtaccTGTTGGCCAGGAGACGCTGCCTCTTCTCACACAGAAGGTGCATGCGGGTGTGTCGGGTGCACTGCCTCACGACGGCCGCGTCCAGCATCATGTGCTGGCGGGCGAAGCTCTCCACCTTCTCTCGCTCCGCCTGCCTCGTCCGCTTCCTCTCGCAGAAGCTGACGTAGTTCTGACGGACGAGCTGCACCTCCTGCTCCCGCCGGGCTCTGTGACGGAGCATCGTTTGCTCCACCTCCGCCCGCTCCTGCTCACGCTGCTCATGCGCCTCCTTCCTGCGGGCCTCTCTGAAGTCGTCACGGTGACGGTGAGCGTCAGTGCGGAGCTCTCGCACCTGTGCCACACGCTCCGCCCGCGCCCTGAAGTCCTCCGCCTTTTTCCTCGCCCCATACGCCCTCTCAACCTCCTGGAACAGGCGGAGGCTGGGCCGCTCGTAGCACCGGCCAATGAGGCGCTCCTCCACCGTGATGGTGGGAGGGCGGGGCTTTGGAGGGCGGGGCTGTTGGATAGAAGGTGGATGGCCTTTCTGCTTGTGGAAACGTCCGATGGCTTCCCGGATGTCCTGCCCGTCAGCTTTGCGAGACATCAGTATGTCAGCAAAGGGCTCGGACAAGTGCATCGTTGCCTTGAGACCAAACAGGCGGAAGGACTCCGTGTCCATCGGGTGGAGATCAGCAACATCTACATCTAAAAAACAGCAGTACTGTAAAACAAAGCTGATATCTGAAATCTGATATCTGATGCTTCTTCTGCTGTATCAGACGTAAGTATCAGACAAAACGCACTGTGCCCACCCCCACTTGGCTTTATGGTGGCGCTCCGCTGGGGAGTGTTGCAGGGCACAGTGAGATTTTGGAGTTTGGTGCTGTCCAATGATCTGGCACTGATCACATCTTGCTGGATCTGGAATATGACAGACAGCAGCCAGCTCTACTCAAATATATTAACATACATTCAAATCTATTAACATATATTCAAATATATTGACGTGTATTCAAATATATTAACaagtgcatgtgcatgcattcTAACCTCCTTGCAGTCCTCTTGCATGAGTTTGCTCAAGTTCACATGTAGTTTTTTAAAAGTTAAATCGTCCTCTTTCTGCCCCTGTAGGATGACAAACAAATCCACCTTATGTCATTTCCCAATGAAATGTCAGACTGCTGTTCATcagaaggcagagagagagaaacaggtgaTAATAGTACTGCACACACAGCTactgcacacacagcacagcagacacagtcatggtctggtggttggggaaccggtcttgtgacctgaggccatgactgaggttcccttgagcaaggcacataaccacaactgctccccgggtgccgggctagagctgcccaccgctcactctgggcatgtgtgcaccacagccccctagtgatcactagtgtgtgtgtgtgtgtgtgtgtgcaccacagccccctagtgatcactagtgtgtattGTGTTATCACTGCAccgatgggtaaatgtggagaacaaattttgattggggtgaaaaacacaattgacaaatatggcacatttacattaatgGTGCACAGCTACTGTGCACACAGCATGGCAGAAACTCTCAGACCAGAGTGCAGGAGGAAGTGACAGTGCTTTCATATAATAACAATACAATACTATAATTGTGTCTTGCAGAACAACTAAACACACTGTATGTTAGAGGTGACAGTTTAATACACATTAGAGCTTATATAAATCAGGGTTTAAAAGCCTGTGATGGAATATAGGAATAAGAAAGGCAATAAATCATGgcatacacacatataaccAGGAGATCTACAGTACATATCATTGTATAATTCTATGTAATGATATTGTCAAGCAGTACCATATATGTAATGGAACAGGCCAAGAGCATCGTGCATAGGAGAAAAATCAGACACAAACTGACCAACAGAAAGTAGCAatgctgtctgtgtgtacaaTATGACCTAAAACATGTAGTCTAAACTCATACTGGGGTCCTGAGATGACTGGTCTCACTCTCCACTCCATTCTCTGGGCTCACGGAACTGATAGAATGGGAGAAAAGTGACTCCAAAACTGAACTGTAATGATACTGATACTAGAAGCATTAGATCATTACTACCTTCTGGAGCCGAGCAGCCCAATGCTGCCTGGTCCGGTGTCCTCTGCCGGTtccaggagagggaggggacacCTGGGTTCTGGCTGAGGGGGACGTCCTCGCTAACCCTCTCCAaggacacacacttccacacagtCTGCCAGAAAATCTAAATACAGAAGCCATTCATTGACTGTGCTCAGCTTGAGAGGTTTTGTAGTAAATCTGCCTAATATACCCTATATTTTCTctctccacgtgtgtgtgtctgtctgtgagcACATGCATTGACAGTACACTATGTCTATTGTTTACCCAAGATGTCTCCTTGCAAGATGGCCTCGAATCCATTTTTGGATAATCAAAACAGGAGAATAGACAGCTTGGATTCGATTTATTTCTGCAATTATTCCATGAACAACCTTAATTTCATTGTCATATGAATCCTAAGAGTGAGAAGACATAACATCATCACCTAGATCTCTGGATGTGTGAATGGGAATTATAATCAACAAATATTAGTTTTCATACTAACCGCTTGTATTTGTGGATATAGATTTACACCAAATTGAGGACCTTTTGCTTTGAATTTTGAGGGGAGGTGCCAGTTTTCAACGATTTCCTCATCTGAGATGACATGTTTATCGAGGGCTTTGAGTGACCAAATGGTGTTAATGACACAGTGTCTATAACCGACCTGCAGACTGAGTGGGGTGTCATACAACGTTAAGGCAAACAGATTCGGACAGCCTGACAGGCCAGACACGTCTTTCTTCATCACCATGTTGTTGTCATGCAGAATGAGCAACTGCAGATCTTTGAGATTTCTCCAGAACGAGGAGCTAGGAAGATGTGAGATCTGAAGATGAAAGCAAAGGGAAAATAGTACCTGAGTTCACACTTATGActattttttatttcttatttctaTTCCTTACTTCCCTTATGGATCTTTGTGTGAAGACAGTCGTGAACAAGCATTTCACTGCATGTTGTACTGGTGTATAACTATGTGtgtgacaaacaaacaaaccttgAACCCTTGAACCTACAACTACTCCACTGTTTGTCCTGCTGTAGAGAATGCAAACACATACATAGATGCAGAATATATAAACCCTGGACAACCTGATTCCCTCTGAGATCCAGCTTCACTAGGTGCACACACTCTACCAGAGGATCTATCCTGCTCAGAACATTGTCAGCCAGGACGCAAATTCTCAGGGCTTtgcagtgtccaatatagtccagTGTTTTTAGCAACAAGCTGCTCAGAGTGACTAGTGCGACCTCCTGTATGTGGGTGGGTTGCTCTCCTGCCGATGTGCTGTGTCCGTGTTGCAGGATCAAAGACTCGGAGCAGTTTAACAGGTAGGTCCTCACAGCCTCCATCACAGGGTTTCCTATTGGCCACGTTACCAGTGAACTGCTGGCGTTTGTAAGCCAGAATTACGATTACATTATAATTACATTAAATTACAATTACTTTACATTATAAATATCAATTACAATATGCTTCTCTGTGATTGGAAGATGTTCTACTCACGCAAATAGGTTATTGTCAGTACCCAGTAAAACCAAGAAATAAACCTATTTCAACAGCGCCAACCATGTCGCCTTACCTGCAACGGTAACGATAAAGTTGCCATGACAACAGAAGTTTGAAAACGAGGTTTCGGATCATTTTTTAAGTTTTTACAGTACGCCAATTTAATAATTTCATTATCAAAAGACTCACCGCGCCActgcaaaaaaaacaaaaaacaaatgaaaacaataacacgaagtaaataagtaaataagagTGCGCGCGTTGTCATGTGACCAGGAACGCGGAAGTGCCGGTGTAAATACGGATGTAAGACATGTTGTAGTTGACTGTGCTAGTTTTACCTTGGCCTTATTCTGTCCTAAATAGCATATCAAGTAAACACTTTTTCAATCAAAACGAACTACAGACGTTGATTTGTTTTCTTAAATTGATTTATTGTGTGTCCATTTAAGTCCGCTGTCACTTCTTCAAATTATTCCGGTAGCCCTTGTCTGCTAGGTTAGATAAATATCCACAATGACTGAACAAGTTAAAAATATACATCTGGAGaaagcaaccagaaagaaactGGAAACGTTCAACAAAATAAGAGGTAACGATCACCACTGAGGCTACACGTCCATAGCGCATACGTGTACAGTAGTGACCATGGTCCAGGATGTCAGCATTAATGGAGTCAAGTGGAACTAAAGATATTAAAGATGTTGGGATCTTTATGCGGAGGGACGTTACTATCACGGCCCCACTCCCCGTGCCGCTGCTTATCTGGACGTTTGGTGTCTTGCAGGCTCAGAGGTGCAGCCGGGAGAGTTCTGGGACCTTGTGGTGATTACTGCTTTGGATGAGGCGCAGAGAGACGCCTACGAGCTGCAGATCCGACAGAAGTGCAGTAGGAGAGAAATACCCCTGGGCATGAAGTACCACGTGGTCGCTGATCCCCCGGGACACAAGATTGGCGAGTACCACAGCACGTGACGCTTTTGAATCGGCACATGCTGCTTTTGTAACAGCACGTATCCTACAGCATACAAAAATAAGTAACGTGATATTTCCTGTGTTCTTCTTCCAGGTAATGGAGGATCAACTTTGCACGCGCTGCAGCTCCTGAGGGATCAGTACGGAGAAACTCTATCCAAATTTAAAATCATTCTGATACATGCTGGTACTGTTCTCTTGAATGTTATTCTTCTATTTATCACTGACATCCGTTTACCATAAACTAATGGATTGTCACTGAT encodes:
- the lrriq3 gene encoding uncharacterized protein lrriq3 isoform X3, which encodes MEAVRTYLLNCSESLILQHGHSTSAGEQPTHIQEISHLPSSSFWRNLKDLQLLILHDNNMVMKKDVSGLSGCPNLFALTLYDTPLSLQVGYRHCVINTIWSLKALDKHVISDEEIVENWHLPSKFKAKGPQFGVNLYPQIQADSYDNEIKVVHGIIAEINRIQAVYSPVLIIQKWIRGHLARRHLGFSGRLCGSVCPWRGLARTSPSARTQVSPPSPGTGRGHRTRQHWAARLQKGQKEDDLTFKKLHVNLSKLMQEDCKEIQQDVISARSLDSTKLQNLTVPCNTPQRSATIKPSGGGHNVDVADLHPMDTESFRLFGLKATMHLSEPFADILMSRKADGQDIREAIGRFHKQKGHPPSIQQPRPPKPRPPTITVEERLIGRCYERPSLRLFQEVERAYGARKKAEDFRARAERVAQVRELRTDAHRHRDDFREARRKEAHEQREQERAEVEQTMLRHRARREQEVQLVRQNYVSFCERKRTRQAEREKVESFARQHMMLDAAVVRQCTRHTRMHLLCEKRQRLLANRIKHPGTASVVSHLATHSLLLPDPALLGPKAPKECCV
- the lrriq3 gene encoding uncharacterized protein lrriq3 isoform X1; the encoded protein is MEAVRTYLLNCSESLILQHGHSTSAGEQPTHIQEVALVTLSSLLLKTLDYIGHCKALRICVLADNVLSRIDPLVECVHLVKLDLRGNQISHLPSSSFWRNLKDLQLLILHDNNMVMKKDVSGLSGCPNLFALTLYDTPLSLQVGYRHCVINTIWSLKALDKHVISDEEIVENWHLPSKFKAKGPQFGVNLYPQIQADSYDNEIKVVHGIIAEINRIQAVYSPVLIIQKWIRGHLARRHLGFSGRLCGSVCPWRGLARTSPSARTQVSPPSPGTGRGHRTRQHWAARLQKGQKEDDLTFKKLHVNLSKLMQEDCKEIQQDVISARSLDSTKLQNLTVPCNTPQRSATIKPSGGGHNVDVADLHPMDTESFRLFGLKATMHLSEPFADILMSRKADGQDIREAIGRFHKQKGHPPSIQQPRPPKPRPPTITVEERLIGRCYERPSLRLFQEVERAYGARKKAEDFRARAERVAQVRELRTDAHRHRDDFREARRKEAHEQREQERAEVEQTMLRHRARREQEVQLVRQNYVSFCERKRTRQAEREKVESFARQHMMLDAAVVRQCTRHTRMHLLCEKRQRLLANRIKHPGTASVVSHLATHSLLLPDPALLGPKAPKECCV
- the lrriq3 gene encoding uncharacterized protein lrriq3 isoform X2, with product MEAVRTYLLNCSESLILQHGHSTSAGEQPTHIQEVALVTLSSLLLKTLDYIGHCKALRICVLADNVLSRIDPLVECVHLVKLDLRGNQISHLPSSSFWRNLKDLQLLILHDNNMVMKKDVSGLSGCPNLFALTLYDTPLSLQVGYRHCVINTIWSLKALDKHVISDEEIVENWHLPSKFKAKGPQFGVNLYPQIQADSYDNEIKVVHGIIAEINRIQAVYSPVLIIQKWIRGHLARRHLGFSGRLCGSVCPWRGLARTSPSARTQVSPPSPGTGRGHRTRQHWAARLQKGQKEDDLTFKKLHVNLSKLMQEDCKEIQQDVISARSLDSTKLQNLTVPCNTPQRSATIKPSGDVDVADLHPMDTESFRLFGLKATMHLSEPFADILMSRKADGQDIREAIGRFHKQKGHPPSIQQPRPPKPRPPTITVEERLIGRCYERPSLRLFQEVERAYGARKKAEDFRARAERVAQVRELRTDAHRHRDDFREARRKEAHEQREQERAEVEQTMLRHRARREQEVQLVRQNYVSFCERKRTRQAEREKVESFARQHMMLDAAVVRQCTRHTRMHLLCEKRQRLLANRIKHPGTASVVSHLATHSLLLPDPALLGPKAPKECCV
- the lrriq3 gene encoding uncharacterized protein lrriq3 isoform X4, translating into MEAVRTYLLNCSESLILQHGHSTSAGEQPTHIQEVALVTLSSLLLKTLDYIGHCKALRICVLADNVLSRIDPLVECVHLVKLDLRGNQISHLPSSSFWRNLKDLQLLILHDNNMVMKKDVSGLSGCPNLFALTLYDTPLSLQDSYDNEIKVVHGIIAEINRIQAVYSPVLIIQKWIRGHLARRHLGFSGRLCGSVCPWRGLARTSPSARTQVSPPSPGTGRGHRTRQHWAARLQKGQKEDDLTFKKLHVNLSKLMQEDCKEIQQDVISARSLDSTKLQNLTVPCNTPQRSATIKPSGGGHNVDVADLHPMDTESFRLFGLKATMHLSEPFADILMSRKADGQDIREAIGRFHKQKGHPPSIQQPRPPKPRPPTITVEERLIGRCYERPSLRLFQEVERAYGARKKAEDFRARAERVAQVRELRTDAHRHRDDFREARRKEAHEQREQERAEVEQTMLRHRARREQEVQLVRQNYVSFCERKRTRQAEREKVESFARQHMMLDAAVVRQCTRHTRMHLLCEKRQRLLANRIKHPGTASVVSHLATHSLLLPDPALLGPKAPKECCV
- the lrriq3 gene encoding uncharacterized protein lrriq3 isoform X5, with protein sequence MVMKKDVSGLSGCPNLFALTLYDTPLSLQVGYRHCVINTIWSLKALDKHVISDEEIVENWHLPSKFKAKGPQFGVNLYPQIQADSYDNEIKVVHGIIAEINRIQAVYSPVLIIQKWIRGHLARRHLGFSGRLCGSVCPWRGLARTSPSARTQVSPPSPGTGRGHRTRQHWAARLQKGQKEDDLTFKKLHVNLSKLMQEDCKEIQQDVISARSLDSTKLQNLTVPCNTPQRSATIKPSGGGHNVDVADLHPMDTESFRLFGLKATMHLSEPFADILMSRKADGQDIREAIGRFHKQKGHPPSIQQPRPPKPRPPTITVEERLIGRCYERPSLRLFQEVERAYGARKKAEDFRARAERVAQVRELRTDAHRHRDDFREARRKEAHEQREQERAEVEQTMLRHRARREQEVQLVRQNYVSFCERKRTRQAEREKVESFARQHMMLDAAVVRQCTRHTRMHLLCEKRQRLLANRIKHPGTASVVSHLATHSLLLPDPALLGPKAPKECCV